The proteins below are encoded in one region of Candidatus Flexicrinis proximus:
- a CDS encoding c-type cytochrome, with protein sequence MQNRPEFIARVLLTLIVVGLPSLVLGFQFVIRPRLDGPRTIDISASSPENGGFQPANITVNAGETVTLRFASNDVTHGIAIGPGLGIDLGHVDPGHIKEVTLSFADPGTYTFYCNTWCSLDHWRMRGVVEVRDPANPSAIPARQVDTVIEALAAEGVDIDAPHGESLPMNNMDAMPVLIESPSAQRGRQIAPTLDIPPELLEESWRRSHTPLQGVVLLLTRNPQTSTSSLADAVAYLWTINNSAQTRAGAELFYAKNCAACHGQTGDGDGIVSTLTAESPVAFSDSKYLFGRRGDVLYAKIRRGGMGTDMPNFGTLITPEETWALVDYLWTLGIEIEERTTE encoded by the coding sequence ATGCAAAACCGACCCGAGTTTATCGCTCGTGTGCTGTTAACGCTGATCGTAGTTGGTTTACCATCGCTCGTTCTGGGCTTTCAGTTCGTCATACGCCCACGGCTCGATGGTCCGCGGACAATTGATATCAGCGCATCAAGCCCCGAAAACGGCGGCTTTCAACCCGCGAATATCACGGTCAATGCCGGTGAAACCGTCACGCTCCGTTTCGCGTCGAACGATGTCACGCACGGCATCGCGATCGGTCCTGGCCTCGGCATCGATCTCGGCCATGTCGATCCGGGCCATATCAAGGAAGTAACCCTCAGTTTTGCGGACCCCGGAACATACACGTTTTACTGCAATACATGGTGCAGCCTCGACCACTGGCGAATGCGCGGCGTGGTCGAAGTCCGCGATCCGGCGAACCCCAGCGCGATCCCCGCTCGCCAAGTAGATACGGTTATTGAGGCACTTGCAGCGGAAGGCGTGGACATCGACGCGCCCCATGGCGAGTCGCTACCGATGAACAACATGGATGCGATGCCGGTGCTTATAGAGTCGCCGTCGGCGCAGCGCGGGCGCCAGATCGCACCTACTCTCGATATCCCACCGGAATTGCTCGAGGAATCCTGGCGTCGCTCGCACACACCTTTACAGGGCGTTGTGCTATTGCTCACGCGTAATCCGCAGACATCCACGAGCAGCCTTGCCGACGCGGTGGCTTATTTGTGGACGATCAATAACTCTGCACAAACCCGCGCCGGTGCGGAGCTATTCTATGCCAAGAATTGTGCTGCATGTCACGGACAAACGGGCGACGGCGATGGCATCGTCTCCACGCTGACTGCAGAATCGCCGGTAGCCTTTTCCGATTCGAAATATCTCTTCGGTAGACGTGGGGATGTACTCTACGCAAAGATCAGACGCGGTGGCATGGGCACTGACATGCCGAATTTCGGAACGCTGATTACACCCGAAGAGACTTGGGCGCTCGTGGACTACCTATGGACGTTAGGTATAGAGATTGAAGAGCGAACGACGGAATAG
- a CDS encoding 4Fe-4S binding protein: MFGFTLAILTGFFGTSAGSRNFGIVFVWIVWWALLIVFLVPVFGRVWCTICPIPAPGEWLQRRGIVRRTPGKLRSMSRRFPKRFKNMWLQNIGFLMVASFSAVILTQPGVSAAVLSAFIIVAVMLSVVYDNRVFCRYICPVGVHRSILHDVSAGAACTRL, from the coding sequence TTGTTTGGGTTCACCCTGGCGATACTGACCGGGTTCTTCGGTACTTCCGCTGGCAGCCGCAATTTCGGTATCGTCTTTGTGTGGATCGTGTGGTGGGCGCTCCTGATCGTCTTCCTGGTCCCGGTTTTCGGACGAGTATGGTGTACGATTTGTCCCATTCCAGCGCCAGGAGAATGGCTGCAGCGGCGCGGCATCGTTCGCCGGACTCCAGGGAAGCTCCGCTCGATGTCCAGACGCTTTCCGAAACGGTTCAAGAACATGTGGCTGCAAAACATCGGCTTTCTGATGGTAGCCAGTTTCAGCGCAGTTATCCTCACGCAGCCAGGCGTCAGCGCAGCCGTTCTGTCAGCATTTATTATCGTGGCCGTCATGTTGAGCGTGGTATACGATAATCGGGTATTTTGCCGCTATATCTGTCCCGTCGGGGTTCATCGGTCTATACTCCATGATGTCTCCGCTGGAGCTGCGTGTACGCGATTGTAA
- a CDS encoding DUF1573 domain-containing protein → MTNKSTRCQMPQKPDRSVYLAVLVPTGIATMFAIAIFLAMRATPPYTPEVTGRAAAQISETHFAYGDVHYNTPVTTSFQVKNVGDETLFILGEPQIEVLEGCCPPTVRTSNRQLAPGDEATVSFTFTMHAGMDGPHHFRVRVLTNDPKDEEQFVHVLSNWIP, encoded by the coding sequence ATGACCAACAAGTCAACTCGTTGTCAAATGCCTCAGAAGCCAGACAGGTCCGTTTATCTGGCTGTGCTGGTCCCAACCGGGATCGCAACCATGTTCGCCATCGCCATCTTCTTGGCAATGAGAGCGACACCGCCCTATACGCCTGAAGTGACTGGTCGGGCTGCCGCCCAGATCAGCGAAACACACTTCGCCTATGGTGACGTGCATTACAACACGCCAGTGACTACAAGCTTTCAGGTAAAGAACGTCGGAGATGAGACTCTGTTCATTCTTGGCGAACCGCAGATCGAAGTGCTCGAGGGCTGTTGCCCCCCGACAGTCCGAACCAGCAATCGCCAGCTTGCACCGGGTGACGAAGCCACGGTAAGCTTCACGTTCACGATGCACGCAGGTATGGACGGCCCCCATCATTTCCGTGTCCGTGTGCTGACCAACGATCCTAAAGACGAAGAACAATTTGTTCACGTTTTGTCTAACTGGATTCCGTAG
- a CDS encoding cupredoxin domain-containing protein produces the protein MLCTLTHRQLFSTVLVGSLLLVWFIPLPVVTSQNVHTVVIDMHQFEFTPGRIEVQYGDLINIRLTSSDVVHGFYLDGYDIEQRVEPGISRNVSFVADQLGKFRFRCGVNCGPLHPFMIGELVVQTNLPFWRALAMLGISLSASLYYVYWGAKHT, from the coding sequence ATGCTCTGTACTTTGACCCATCGTCAATTGTTTTCGACCGTCCTTGTCGGATCTCTGCTCTTAGTGTGGTTCATTCCGCTACCGGTCGTCACGTCGCAGAACGTCCACACGGTCGTAATCGACATGCACCAGTTCGAATTTACGCCAGGGCGCATTGAAGTGCAATACGGTGACCTGATCAATATACGTTTGACCTCATCCGATGTGGTTCACGGGTTTTACCTCGATGGATATGACATTGAACAGCGCGTCGAACCAGGCATTTCACGGAATGTCAGCTTCGTTGCAGACCAGTTGGGGAAATTTCGCTTTCGCTGTGGGGTGAACTGCGGACCGCTCCATCCATTCATGATTGGAGAACTTGTCGTGCAGACTAACCTTCCGTTTTGGCGGGCACTCGCGATGCTCGGCATCAGTCTCTCGGCAAGTTTGTATTACGTCTATTGGGGAGCAAAACACACATGA
- a CDS encoding YHS domain-containing protein: MERQRIAHELHDDTVQALVAVAQSIDLAIQWIESNPQGALPLLNSAREQAVESVDGLRRMITNLRPPVLEELGLVPALRMLGQGNPSVSILVEVSGAERRMDDSLELALFRVAQEAVHNASRHGKATQITLGVHFDPAKISMSICDNGAGFTPPAQLDALARDAHYGLLGMQERVSSLNGTLSIVSDSGRGTEIRVVVPLQRTVQPETSVRDPVCGAIIRPEQAFGSIEYAGQHQYFCCPVCQRAFKHDPQHYLLNSTVLTS, encoded by the coding sequence ATGGAGCGCCAACGGATCGCGCATGAACTACATGACGATACAGTGCAGGCTCTGGTCGCCGTTGCACAGAGTATCGATCTGGCGATACAGTGGATTGAGAGCAACCCACAGGGCGCCCTGCCGCTGCTAAATTCTGCGCGCGAACAGGCCGTCGAAAGCGTTGATGGACTGCGTCGAATGATCACTAACCTGCGCCCGCCCGTGCTCGAAGAACTGGGCCTGGTACCCGCTTTGCGGATGCTTGGGCAGGGAAACCCGTCTGTATCGATCCTCGTTGAGGTGTCCGGCGCGGAACGGCGAATGGATGACTCCCTCGAGCTAGCGCTGTTCCGTGTCGCGCAGGAAGCGGTACACAACGCGTCGCGGCATGGCAAAGCAACGCAGATAACACTCGGCGTCCACTTCGATCCTGCCAAGATCTCTATGAGCATATGTGACAATGGTGCTGGCTTTACCCCGCCAGCGCAGCTTGACGCCCTCGCCCGCGATGCGCACTACGGCCTACTCGGGATGCAGGAACGCGTGTCAAGCCTCAACGGGACGCTCTCGATCGTCAGCGACTCAGGCCGTGGTACCGAGATCCGCGTGGTCGTCCCGCTGCAGCGCACCGTGCAGCCGGAAACCAGCGTACGAGACCCGGTCTGTGGCGCAATCATCCGGCCGGAGCAGGCATTTGGCAGTATCGAGTATGCCGGCCAGCATCAATATTTCTGCTGTCCGGTCTGCCAACGTGCATTTAAGCACGACCCCCAACACTATCTTCTGAACAGTACTGTACTCACCAGCTAA
- a CDS encoding response regulator, protein MRVILAEVHTLIRQRAYTFLERVGVEVSSESANDPEAVRLAHEARPAAVIMEIHMPQLNGIEAMRRIRHDNHYIRAQTETITAALSRGLTTLKEGGHL, encoded by the coding sequence ATCCGAGTCATACTTGCAGAAGTTCATACGCTTATCCGGCAGAGGGCATACACCTTTCTCGAAAGGGTCGGCGTTGAGGTGTCCAGTGAGTCTGCCAATGACCCAGAAGCTGTCCGGTTGGCACACGAAGCTCGGCCGGCTGCTGTCATTATGGAGATCCACATGCCCCAGTTGAACGGAATCGAGGCGATGCGCCGCATCCGTCACGACAATCACTATATCCGCGCGCAGACGGAAACCATTACTGCAGCGCTATCACGCGGATTGACCACTCTGAAAGAGGGAGGGCATCTGTGA
- a CDS encoding heavy-metal-associated domain-containing protein yields the protein MESKTFKVPNMTCNGCVSTVRAELEGIPGVEVVEIQKAPQLVTVQLDTPETWNTIEQVLTGINYAPAEA from the coding sequence ATGGAATCGAAGACGTTCAAAGTTCCAAACATGACGTGCAACGGCTGCGTGAGCACGGTGCGTGCCGAGCTCGAAGGTATCCCTGGCGTGGAAGTCGTGGAAATTCAAAAAGCCCCGCAGCTCGTAACCGTGCAGCTAGATACACCCGAAACATGGAATACGATCGAGCAGGTGCTCACTGGTATCAATTACGCACCTGCCGAAGCATAA
- a CDS encoding copper-translocating P-type ATPase, giving the protein MNDSPQNPGLSGTNGVQHTDHSHHHPGKDTSGHGTSHTDHVKHEHHAAPIEREASQTPQPNHRSNDQRESDKMPDSHDHNVGHGAHAGHGVMHEGHLTTMRNRFFVTLPLTILVILYSPIVQQWLGFTMPVFPGSELIAPIVGSIVFFYGGLPFLSMARQEVAQRQPGMMTLISLAITTAYVYSVAVFLFPPHDAMGVAMDFFWELASLITVMLLGHWIELRSVGQAQGALRELAKLLPDTAERILPDGQTEVVTINQLQVGDRVLIRPGAGVPADGQVVEGNSKVNEAMITGESRPVDKNPGVQVIGGTVNGSGSLRVEITQVGDGTALAGIMRLVEDAQKSQSRAQTLAQRAAFYLTIIAIVAGALTLVGWLLITGSIPDAVRSMVTVLVIACPHALGLAVPLVVAISTTLSARNGLLVRKRIALESAKDLNYIIFDKTGTLTKGEQGVVSLSLDGISEQDALRIAAGIEGDSEHMIAHAIRDYAKQQKVQTAAVSGFESIAGRGVKAVVDGVEYFVGGPSLLDQQGWSVPEALKAAKQAAEDAGQSVIYLANAQRVIASFAIADVIREESFEAVRQLHYLGLKVAMLTGDSDAVAKAVAKQLEIDTYFAQVLPEHKAEKVRELQRDGSKVAMVGDGVNDAPALLTADVGIAIGAGTDVAIESAGIILVRSNPLDIVKIIRLSRATYRKMIQNLFWATGYNIVAIPLAMGVLAPFGIVLDPAVGAVFMTLSTVIVSINAQLLRRIDLTSAN; this is encoded by the coding sequence ATGAACGATTCTCCACAGAATCCCGGCCTCTCAGGTACAAATGGCGTTCAACACACAGATCACAGCCATCATCACCCTGGTAAAGACACATCTGGGCACGGTACTAGCCATACGGATCACGTGAAACACGAGCATCACGCCGCTCCAATTGAACGCGAGGCTTCACAAACACCTCAGCCGAATCACCGCAGCAACGATCAGCGCGAATCGGACAAGATGCCCGACAGTCACGACCATAATGTCGGACATGGCGCTCATGCCGGACACGGTGTGATGCACGAGGGACATCTGACAACGATGCGCAATCGCTTCTTTGTCACGCTGCCGCTGACGATCCTTGTCATCTTATATTCGCCGATAGTACAGCAGTGGCTCGGCTTCACGATGCCCGTCTTTCCCGGCAGCGAGCTGATTGCACCAATCGTCGGATCCATTGTCTTCTTCTATGGCGGACTGCCGTTTCTAAGCATGGCACGGCAGGAAGTTGCACAGCGGCAGCCTGGCATGATGACGCTGATCTCGCTCGCAATTACGACAGCATATGTCTATAGCGTCGCTGTATTCTTGTTCCCCCCGCACGACGCGATGGGGGTAGCCATGGACTTCTTTTGGGAGCTGGCCTCGCTAATCACGGTGATGCTGCTCGGTCATTGGATCGAACTGCGTAGTGTCGGGCAGGCGCAGGGTGCGCTGCGCGAACTGGCGAAACTGCTCCCAGATACCGCTGAACGCATTTTGCCTGACGGCCAGACTGAGGTCGTTACCATCAATCAGCTTCAAGTTGGCGACCGCGTCCTCATCCGGCCTGGCGCAGGTGTTCCTGCCGATGGTCAGGTCGTTGAAGGAAACAGCAAAGTCAATGAAGCGATGATCACCGGCGAAAGCCGTCCGGTTGACAAAAATCCAGGTGTGCAAGTTATCGGCGGGACAGTCAACGGATCTGGGTCGCTGCGCGTAGAAATCACGCAAGTAGGCGATGGGACGGCTCTTGCAGGCATCATGCGGTTGGTTGAGGATGCGCAAAAGAGCCAGTCTCGTGCACAGACGCTTGCACAGCGCGCGGCCTTCTACCTTACCATTATCGCGATAGTAGCTGGCGCACTGACACTGGTAGGCTGGCTTCTCATCACTGGTAGCATCCCGGACGCGGTGAGAAGTATGGTCACCGTTCTCGTGATCGCATGCCCACACGCACTTGGGCTTGCGGTGCCGTTGGTCGTTGCTATCTCGACAACGCTTTCGGCGCGTAATGGACTTCTGGTCCGCAAACGGATTGCGCTGGAAAGCGCCAAGGACCTGAATTACATCATCTTCGATAAAACCGGCACCCTAACAAAAGGTGAACAGGGTGTTGTAAGTCTGTCATTAGACGGCATCTCTGAGCAAGACGCGCTCCGTATTGCGGCAGGGATTGAAGGCGACAGCGAGCATATGATCGCCCATGCAATTCGCGATTATGCAAAGCAGCAGAAAGTGCAGACGGCGGCGGTCAGCGGCTTCGAAAGCATCGCTGGGCGTGGCGTAAAAGCAGTCGTTGACGGCGTCGAGTATTTCGTTGGCGGGCCCAGTCTTCTGGACCAACAAGGCTGGAGCGTGCCAGAAGCGCTGAAGGCAGCCAAACAGGCGGCCGAGGATGCTGGTCAGTCAGTGATCTACCTAGCCAATGCACAACGCGTTATAGCGTCGTTCGCGATTGCAGACGTCATCCGCGAAGAGAGCTTTGAGGCAGTGCGCCAATTGCACTATCTGGGCTTGAAGGTGGCGATGCTTACAGGCGACAGTGATGCGGTCGCAAAAGCGGTAGCGAAGCAACTGGAAATTGACACGTACTTCGCCCAAGTGCTGCCTGAACACAAAGCGGAAAAAGTGCGCGAACTGCAACGCGACGGTAGTAAAGTCGCAATGGTCGGGGACGGTGTGAATGACGCACCCGCACTACTGACGGCAGATGTGGGCATCGCAATCGGAGCGGGAACTGACGTCGCGATCGAGAGCGCAGGGATCATCCTGGTAAGGTCAAACCCTCTCGACATCGTCAAGATTATTCGCCTGAGCAGAGCGACTTATCGCAAGATGATCCAGAATCTGTTCTGGGCAACAGGCTATAACATCGTCGCTATTCCGCTGGCAATGGGTGTGCTTGCCCCATTTGGCATCGTGCTTGACCCAGCAGTTGGCGCTGTATTCATGACGCTGAGCACCGTGATCGTCTCGATCAATGCCCAGCTACTCAGACGCATCGACTTAACCTCGGCAAACTGA
- a CDS encoding cytochrome c, with translation MSDLTKQVAEMNRFRIRMFLTLMFLGVVATACNANSVPVTFEGDTIDSAVVQEGQQIYLQFCAFCHGSEGQGQFPDDPLMPDETGRYGAPPQNEVGHSWHHDDALLFRYVQQGGMGDPDVFYSMPAFGEQLSDEQIVAVIGYIKTLWTDDQRLYQQQRTDAAD, from the coding sequence ATGTCCGATTTAACCAAACAGGTGGCTGAAATGAACAGATTTCGAATTCGAATGTTTTTGACTCTGATGTTCTTAGGGGTGGTGGCAACCGCCTGCAACGCAAACTCCGTACCGGTGACTTTTGAGGGGGACACGATCGATAGCGCAGTGGTGCAGGAAGGGCAGCAAATTTACCTGCAGTTCTGCGCTTTCTGTCACGGCAGTGAAGGCCAAGGGCAATTTCCTGACGACCCCCTGATGCCTGACGAAACAGGCCGCTATGGCGCTCCGCCACAAAATGAAGTCGGACACTCGTGGCATCATGACGATGCGCTGCTCTTCCGCTATGTACAACAGGGCGGGATGGGTGACCCCGATGTGTTCTATTCCATGCCGGCCTTCGGGGAACAGCTTTCGGACGAACAAATTGTGGCCGTCATTGGCTACATCAAGACGCTATGGACAGATGACCAGCGGCTCTATCAACAGCAGCGCACAGACGCGGCCGACTAA
- a CDS encoding DUF305 domain-containing protein, whose translation MKKNSLIVGLIALVLIVFSMPAVLADGPVDSRAGRAEVRYMEGMMDHHQMAVDMGNDCLVKASSESLKAMCQAIIEAQTAEIVQLQEGLLSWYNVQYAPMPMTAMMEMMDMMETMDGMGGMDHSGMAGMPYTDPPMMMGMMAGLNRLEGSQYDIAWAESMIDHHDDAIHMSERLLARVPESEGHENLRRFAQQVIDDQTAEIAALENMLTEFAG comes from the coding sequence GTGAAGAAGAATTCGTTGATCGTTGGCTTGATAGCGCTAGTACTGATAGTCTTTTCGATGCCTGCTGTCTTGGCTGACGGCCCAGTTGATAGTCGCGCTGGCCGCGCCGAAGTCCGTTACATGGAAGGCATGATGGACCATCACCAAATGGCGGTGGATATGGGGAATGATTGTCTCGTCAAAGCCTCGTCCGAAAGCCTGAAAGCCATGTGTCAGGCCATCATTGAGGCACAAACTGCCGAGATCGTGCAGCTACAAGAAGGACTTCTGAGTTGGTACAACGTCCAGTACGCGCCGATGCCTATGACAGCCATGATGGAAATGATGGACATGATGGAAACGATGGATGGAATGGGCGGCATGGACCACAGCGGTATGGCCGGGATGCCGTACACTGACCCGCCGATGATGATGGGCATGATGGCCGGTCTGAATCGCCTCGAAGGCAGCCAGTACGATATCGCGTGGGCAGAATCGATGATCGATCATCACGACGACGCTATTCATATGTCCGAACGCCTATTGGCACGCGTTCCGGAGAGCGAAGGACATGAAAACCTGCGCAGGTTTGCTCAGCAGGTCATCGACGACCAGACCGCTGAAATCGCGGCATTGGAAAATATGTTGACAGAATTCGCCGGATAA
- a CDS encoding response regulator transcription factor — MAIRVILADDHAVVRKGIRDFLEEDPGIEVIAEAGDGAKVKELILTMEPDVVVLDVRMPEATGIEVTSWIREQSLPVRVLILSAYDDDVFIVAALKAGANGYVLKSAEAEEITAAVRAVYNDQAALTPDIARKLMTYMSRGEQSESAVEPLSDREREVLQLAAVGLTNRAIGMKLAISDRTVQGHLASIYAKFHVGSRTEAVTKGLQFAIIHLPESNE, encoded by the coding sequence ATGGCAATTCGAGTAATACTTGCAGATGACCATGCCGTCGTGCGTAAGGGCATTCGGGATTTTTTAGAGGAAGATCCGGGGATTGAAGTCATAGCCGAGGCGGGTGACGGCGCGAAAGTCAAAGAACTCATCCTCACGATGGAACCGGACGTTGTTGTACTCGATGTGCGCATGCCAGAGGCAACCGGAATTGAAGTGACTAGTTGGATCCGGGAGCAAAGTCTACCGGTCCGAGTGCTTATCCTAAGTGCCTATGACGACGACGTGTTCATTGTGGCCGCGCTGAAGGCGGGGGCAAATGGATATGTTTTGAAAAGTGCCGAGGCTGAAGAGATTACAGCAGCGGTCCGCGCGGTCTACAATGATCAAGCAGCGCTCACACCGGATATCGCCCGAAAACTTATGACGTATATGTCGAGAGGCGAACAAAGTGAATCCGCTGTCGAGCCGCTCAGTGACCGTGAACGTGAGGTCCTTCAGTTGGCCGCCGTCGGTCTGACAAATCGAGCAATCGGGATGAAATTGGCGATCAGCGATCGAACAGTACAAGGCCATCTTGCCAGTATCTATGCCAAGTTCCATGTAGGAAGCCGTACGGAAGCTGTGACAAAGGGCCTGCAGTTTGCGATTATTCACTTGCCCGAGTCCAACGAGTGA